From a single Flavobacterium sp. genomic region:
- a CDS encoding helix-turn-helix domain-containing protein, producing MPIIINLDVMLAKRKMRSAELAEKLGITTANLSIIKTGKAKAIRLTTLEAICEILDCQPADILEYVKK from the coding sequence ATGCCAATCATCATCAATTTAGATGTTATGTTAGCAAAAAGAAAAATGCGTTCGGCTGAATTAGCAGAAAAGCTGGGCATAACAACAGCTAATTTATCCATTATAAAAACAGGGAAAGCAAAGGCAATTCGGTTGACTACGTTAGAAGCAATTTGTGAAATATTAGATTGTCAACCAGCTGATATTTTGGAATATGTAAAAAAATAA
- a CDS encoding DUF2975 domain-containing protein, with amino-acid sequence MRKLNFLKGIVDFVWITMLITIPFLLFFIVMVVIDSEPLDVPIKVNGTILEVVDLRTKVLFGFLCISASLIIYGLFLFRKLLRLFQLKIIFDLEIVILMKRLGFVIILSALLGGIPNFILEIVKNNISLSLGLNPFVLLFSLGLFFLVLSEVFVIAKHLKEENDLTF; translated from the coding sequence ATGAGAAAATTAAATTTTTTGAAAGGTATTGTCGATTTTGTTTGGATTACCATGTTGATTACGATTCCATTTTTATTGTTTTTTATTGTTATGGTAGTTATTGATAGTGAACCTCTTGATGTTCCAATTAAAGTTAATGGCACTATTTTAGAAGTGGTTGATTTAAGAACTAAAGTACTTTTTGGGTTTTTATGTATTTCAGCTTCACTTATTATTTACGGTTTGTTTCTATTTAGAAAATTATTGCGTTTGTTTCAATTGAAAATTATTTTTGATCTGGAAATTGTAATTCTAATGAAGAGATTAGGGTTTGTTATTATTTTATCTGCTTTGTTAGGTGGAATTCCTAATTTCATTCTTGAAATAGTAAAAAATAATATTTCATTGAGTTTAGGATTGAATCCTTTTGTTTTGCTGTTTTCATTAGGTTTGTTTTTCTTAGTTTTGAGTGAAGTTTTTGTCATTGCAAAACACTTAAAAGAAGAAAACGATTTAACTTTTTAA
- a CDS encoding tetratricopeptide repeat protein, protein MRLLILILLAFYSVNSLGQTAEESFSLGKQKLENGDHKGAVVDFTNAIDKEKYPTLLGTYYLFRGMSKDRLKDYRGAILDITKTIELLKDYTLSEKNINPDTFKIIALAYYERAYPKVAMNNLNAAIIDVNEAIKIDDKNGIFYKLRGEIKILLGQKDSACLDFSRAGELGAKGAYERIEGNCD, encoded by the coding sequence ATGAGATTATTAATATTGATTTTGTTAGCGTTTTATAGTGTCAATTCTTTAGGTCAAACAGCAGAAGAGTCATTTTCATTAGGGAAGCAAAAACTTGAGAATGGAGATCATAAAGGAGCCGTTGTTGATTTTACGAATGCTATTGATAAAGAAAAATATCCTACTTTATTAGGCACGTATTATTTATTTAGAGGGATGTCTAAAGATAGATTAAAAGATTATAGAGGAGCAATATTAGATATAACAAAAACGATAGAATTGTTAAAGGATTACACTTTGTCTGAAAAAAATATTAATCCAGATACATTCAAAATAATAGCATTAGCTTATTATGAAAGAGCTTATCCAAAAGTCGCTATGAATAACTTAAATGCTGCAATAATTGATGTTAATGAAGCTATCAAGATAGATGATAAAAACGGTATTTTTTATAAATTAAGGGGCGAAATAAAAATTTTACTTGGCCAAAAAGATTCTGCTTGTTTAGATTTTTCTAGGGCTGGAGAGCTTGGCGCAAAGGGAGCATATGAAAGAATTGAGGGTAATTGTGATTGA